Within the uncultured Draconibacterium sp. genome, the region TCGATTAGCGCCCAGGTTACGCAGTGGCGCGGGCCAAACCGCGACGGGCATTTTACCGAAACCGGTTTGCTGAAAGAGTGGCCCGAGGACGGACCTAAATTGCTGATGCAGGTTGAAAAAATTGGAAAAGGATATTCGTCGGCAATTGCCGAAGGAGATATGATTTACACCACAGGAATGATCGATACGCTCGATTACCTGACAGCGATTAATCCTGACGGTTCGTTTAAATACCAGGTGTCGTACGGATTGTCGTGGAAAAACTCGTATCCCGATACACGATGCTCACCTGTAATTGATGGTGATCGCATTTATGTGCAAAGTGGTATGGGCCGCGTTGCCTGTATAAACAAAGAAACCGGCGAAGAAATTTGGGCCGTTGAAGTGGATAAAAATTACGAAACGGATTACCATGTTTGGGGAAATTCGGAAACGCCGCTAATTATAGATAATATGGTGATTAGTACACCTGGCGGTGACAAAACCAGTGTTGTGGCGCTTGATAAAATGACCGGAGAACCGATCTGGCAAAGTGAATCGGTTGGTGGAGCACGCGGTTATGCATCGGCAACGGTTTATGAGCTTAACGGTAAACGTTATATTTTGGCTGTAACCGCAAAAGAAATGCTGGCGCTTCTACCTGAAACCGGTGAGGTTGTTTGGCATTATCGTCATTTTGATCCGGAGAAATGGGAATGGCAGGAAAATGGTATGATCTGGACAAATACTCCGCTTGTTAAAGGCGATGAAGTTTTTATTTCGATGGGCTACAATTACGATGCAGCTATGATGAAAATTGGTGCCGACGGCAATTCGGTTACTAAGAAATACACCAACACTGTGTTGGATAATCATCATGGCGGACTCGTTTTGTCCGATGGTTATGTGTATGGATCGAATTGGGAGAATAATAGTAAAGGAAACTGGGTTTGCATGGACTGGGAAACAGGCGACATAAAATACGAATCGGAATGGGACTCGAAAGGTTCGGTGGTGATGGCCGACAGCTTGTTATATTGTTATAACGAACGTGGAAATGTTGGCTTGGTAAAACCGACTCCTGAAGGTTTTGAGGTGATCAGCCAGTTTAAAAATACCGAAGGTGCCGGACCACATTGGGCGCATCCGTTTATCGCAAATGGCAAGCTGTATATTCGCCATGGCGATGTGTTAAGGGTGTTCAATATTAAAGCTTAACCCCGTGTTAACTCAAGTTTGCAGCAAAACCGTTATCTTTCTACTTTTTACCTGAATTAATGACTAAAAGAACCATAAATATCATTCTGATCTCGATCGGTACCATTGGATTTATTTCCATTTTTTGGTGGTTAAATGCCGATCCTACCAAAGATTTTACCGTTAATCTTGAAGGTGCTGACAATAGAGGGAAAGGAGTTCCTCCACAGGAAGTGACTATTGGGGAACATTTCGAGGAACTGGCTTCTGATTACGAGGTGCTGGAAGAAACATGGACCAATTTTCGTGGCGCCGATCATGATAATATTTCGAAGTCGCCGGTAAAACTGGTAGAAAGTTTTGGGGCTGAAGGGCCCAAAATTCTTTGGGCAAAAACACTAGGAGAAGGACACTCAGGAGCAGCAATCTACAAAGGTTTGGCGTATGTGCTCGATTACGATGAAGAGGAGCGTGCCGATATTTTGCGCTGTTTTTCGGTAGTTAGCGGAGAAGAGCAGTGGCGGCGCGGTTACGATGTGGCCATCAAAAGAAATCACGGAATGTCGCGAACTATTCCGGCAGTTACCGAAGACTATATTGTAACTATCGGGCCAAAGTGCCACGTTATGTGCCTCGATCGCGAAACCGGCGATTTCCGTTGGGGACTCGATGTGGTAAAAGAGTATCAGAATGAAATTCCTTTTTGGTATACCGGGCAATGTCCGTTAATCGATAATGGCGTTGCAATTATTGCCACCGGAGGAAGTAAAATGATGGTGGCTGTTGATTGCGAAACCGGCGAAAAATTATGGGAAACGCCAAATCCGGAAGGTTGGAAGATGTCGCATTCATCCATTATGCCTTATACTTTTGGCGGACGAAAAATGTATGTGTACAGCGCAATTGGAGGCTTACTTGGTGTGGCTGCTGACGGACCCGATGCCGGACAGATCTTGTGGTCTACATCGCAGTGGAATCACTCGGTGGTTGCACCGTCGCCGGTTTGTATGCCCGACGGAAAGGTTTTTATGACCGCAGGTTACGGAGCCGGAAGTATGATGTTACAACTAACCGAAAGTAAGGGCGCTTTCACGGTTGAACCTCTTTATGAATATGCACCAAAAGAAGGACTGGCATGTGAGCAACAAACGCCGATTTTCTGGAACGACCACTTATTTGGTATTGTTCCGAAAGATGGTGGTGCGAACAGGAATCAGCTGATCTGTGTAAGCCCAAATGATACAAGAAATGTGGTGTGGACGAGCGGCAAGGAAACCCGTTTTGGACTTGGACCGTATTTTATTGCTGATAATAAAATGTTCATTCTGAGCGACGACGGAACGCTGACTATTGCACGTCCAAGTACCGAAAAATATATTCAATTGGAACAGGTAAAAGTTATTGACGAAGGGCACGATGCCTGGGCTCCTTTTGCGCTGGCCGATGGTTACTTGTTGCTGCGCGACGCGGAAACAATGATCTGTATCTCCTTGAATGTGAATGGATAGATAAGCATTAATGCAAATATATTGTCATGAAGAACAAAGGAATCGTAATATTTCTGATTGTACTGGCGGTGGTAATCGTTGGTATAATGGTGGTTGACTGGTCCTCGAAGCGGCCGGATAATATGGAGGCCAACAAATTTGAGTTCAGCGTGGATGAATTTCGGAATGTTCCGGAGGAGCTGGTGAAATACAAAGAAACCCGGAATTTTAACCTGGGATTTGTTTTGGCTGAGGCGCTGGAAATAGCTAACAATAAAATATATGCAGTTGGCGATCAGGAATTGAAGATCGTTGATTTTTCAGGTACGCTGCTTGGCGAGGTTGGTTTTTTAGACGAACCTCACGGACTGGATGTGGTTGGCGATACCATTTATGTGGTTTTCGAGAAATTTGTGTGGATTGTTGATGATACTGGCACTACCATTCATAAATGGGAAGTTGATGGAAAAGATACTTATTTGACTTCTGTTGCGGTTGATGGCGAGGATATTATGGTTGCTGATGCCGGTAACCGACGCGTTTTGCGATTTAATCACCAGGGCGAGATTGTGAATGTGTTTGAAGGAAAAACCGATGACGATTTGGCGCACGGATTTATTATTCCTAGTCCGTATTTCGACCTGGATATAAATACTTATGGCGATTTGTGGGTGGCCAATCCGGGTATGCACACCATGGAAAATTACACCAAAGAAGGACGCTTACGCGAGTTCTGGAAAGCCTCCGGAAACCAAACCAAGAATTTTAGCGGATGCTGCAATCCTGCTCATTTTTGCTTTTTGCCCGATGGCAGTTTTGTTACCAGCGAAAAAGGTTTGGTTCGTGTGAAAATTTACAAAGCTTCCGGAGAATTCTCGGGAGTTGTTGCGCCACCAACCAAATTTGATGAAAAAATTGAAGGACAAGCACCCGATGTGGCTGTCGACGAAGAAGGGAATATTTATGCACTTGATTTCGATAGAAATGTTTTACGGGTATTTGAACCAAAAATTTCTGAATAGATAATAGCTATTTTATGAAACGAAAAGAATTTATAAGAACAACAGGCCGGCTTTTGCTACTCGGAGGAATTACTGCTTCTGCAGGTTATTTGGTCGTGAATAAAAAGGTGTCTGCCGCTTGTTCGGTTTCCCCAACTTGTAAAAACTGTGGAAAGGTTTCAGCTTGTATAAATCCAGAGATTAAAGAGGAGCGGGGAGAAGTAGAAATAGCTCCAAAGTAATTTGGATTTTATAGCCCCGGGTTTTAACCCGGGGAACGAGTAAGAAGGTGCTTCTGGGAAGTTGATAGAACCAACAAAATAACAAAGTGCCGCAAAAGCAAATTTTGATTAGAAATGACAAATGGAAAATAACAGTAAATCACAAAGCCGCCGGAAATTTATCCGTAACGGGGTGCGCGCCTCATTGTTATTGTCTTTGGGCGCGGTAAGTGTTTCGGCGCTTCGTAAGGTAAGTGGCGATGATTATGTGTGGCAGATCGATCCGTTTAAATGTACGCAGTGCGGGCGCTGTGCAACAGAATGTGTGCTGAATCCTTCAGCTGTAAAATGTATACACGCTTTTGATTTGTGTGGTTACTGTGATTTGTGCGGCGGTTACCTGAAACCGGATGCCAACGCGCAAAGTACAGCTGCCGAAAACCAGTTGTGCCCAACCGCGGCTATCGAACGTCGATTTATCGAGGAGCCTTATTTCGAATATCATATCGATGAGGATTTGTGCATTGGTTGTGCAAAATGTGTGGCCGGATGTACTTCGTTTGGTAACGGTTCGATGCACCTGCAAATCATGCACCATATTTGTGTCAATTGTAACGAATGTTCCATCGCCAGGGTTTGCCCGTCGGACGCCATTAGCCGGGTAAAAGCCAGTGAAGCCTACAACGTAAAAGGCGACTTTACAAACAATCCTGAAGCCTGAATTTTAAAATGAGAAATCAACTTAACCAAAATAAAAACCAAATGAGTTTCGGACTTTTGATTCCGAAGGTTGGACTTAAGTTTAAGTACCTGCTTTTTACTTTTGTCTTTTTCCTTTTTACTTATAATTTGTCGGCTCAGCAGCAACGTTTTCCAAAACCTGAGTTTGATACCGGTTACGAGCAACCATCGCCGGTAACACCCGAACCGCGGGCATTGGCAATGGAGTATTTCGATGTGTTGGTGCTGATCCTTGTTTTGGCGGCAGCAACTTATTTTGCCATAAAAAGTCGTTCGCGACAAGGTATTTTGTGGGTGTCGATTTTTACGCTCGTTTATTTCGGATTTTACCGAAACGGTTGTATTTGCAGTATCGGAGCCATACAAAATGTTACACTTACCTTTTTCGATCCGGCGTATGCCATTTCGATAACGGCCTTATTGTTTTTTGTCATTCCGCTTGTTGTTACGCTCTTTTTGGGGCGAACGTTTTGTGCCGGTGCCTGTCCGTTGGGTGCCATTCAGGATTTGGTGGTGGTAAAACCAATAAGTCTGCCAAAGTGGTTAAACAAAACACTCGGGTTGATTCCGTATTTATACCTGTCGCTGGCAGTGCTTTTTGCAGCAACTGGAACCGATTTTATCATTTGCCGATACGATCCATTCATTGGAATTTTCCGTATGGATGCAAAATTTTTGATGATTGTTTTGGGTGTAGCATTTCTATTGATGGGAATGTTTGTTGCCCGTCCGTATTGTCGCTTTTTGTGCCCTTATGGCGTGCTGTTAAGCTGGATGTCACGTTTCTCTAGACGGCATCTTACTATCACGCCATCAAAATGTATTCAGTGTAAATTATGTGCCAACTCGTGTCCGTTTGATGCTATTGATTTCCCAACCAACGAGAAAGAAGTGGTAAAATCAGGATTGGGGCCAAAACGATTTATAACCTATGCGTTGGTAATTCCGTTGTGGATTGCATTGGGTGTTTTTGTGGGCGCAAAATCGCATACGTTCTTATCGAAAGCAAATCAGGACGTTTACCTGGCAGAATTGCTGATTGAGCATCCTGAATTGAAAAATGATCCGGATAATATTGATGTGCAGACTTTCCTTGCATCAGGAAAATCGATGGAGCAACTGGTAA harbors:
- a CDS encoding 4Fe-4S binding protein, which encodes MSFGLLIPKVGLKFKYLLFTFVFFLFTYNLSAQQQRFPKPEFDTGYEQPSPVTPEPRALAMEYFDVLVLILVLAAATYFAIKSRSRQGILWVSIFTLVYFGFYRNGCICSIGAIQNVTLTFFDPAYAISITALLFFVIPLVVTLFLGRTFCAGACPLGAIQDLVVVKPISLPKWLNKTLGLIPYLYLSLAVLFAATGTDFIICRYDPFIGIFRMDAKFLMIVLGVAFLLMGMFVARPYCRFLCPYGVLLSWMSRFSRRHLTITPSKCIQCKLCANSCPFDAIDFPTNEKEVVKSGLGPKRFITYALVIPLWIALGVFVGAKSHTFLSKANQDVYLAELLIEHPELKNDPDNIDVQTFLASGKSMEQLVSEATVIREKFYIGSMIAGGFMGLVIGMTLLNTVVFRKRQDYEPDKGNCFSCARCIDYCPVEK
- a CDS encoding PQQ-binding-like beta-propeller repeat protein, giving the protein MKIALTLLITALAFSISAQVTQWRGPNRDGHFTETGLLKEWPEDGPKLLMQVEKIGKGYSSAIAEGDMIYTTGMIDTLDYLTAINPDGSFKYQVSYGLSWKNSYPDTRCSPVIDGDRIYVQSGMGRVACINKETGEEIWAVEVDKNYETDYHVWGNSETPLIIDNMVISTPGGDKTSVVALDKMTGEPIWQSESVGGARGYASATVYELNGKRYILAVTAKEMLALLPETGEVVWHYRHFDPEKWEWQENGMIWTNTPLVKGDEVFISMGYNYDAAMMKIGADGNSVTKKYTNTVLDNHHGGLVLSDGYVYGSNWENNSKGNWVCMDWETGDIKYESEWDSKGSVVMADSLLYCYNERGNVGLVKPTPEGFEVISQFKNTEGAGPHWAHPFIANGKLYIRHGDVLRVFNIKA
- a CDS encoding PQQ-binding-like beta-propeller repeat protein translates to MTKRTINIILISIGTIGFISIFWWLNADPTKDFTVNLEGADNRGKGVPPQEVTIGEHFEELASDYEVLEETWTNFRGADHDNISKSPVKLVESFGAEGPKILWAKTLGEGHSGAAIYKGLAYVLDYDEEERADILRCFSVVSGEEQWRRGYDVAIKRNHGMSRTIPAVTEDYIVTIGPKCHVMCLDRETGDFRWGLDVVKEYQNEIPFWYTGQCPLIDNGVAIIATGGSKMMVAVDCETGEKLWETPNPEGWKMSHSSIMPYTFGGRKMYVYSAIGGLLGVAADGPDAGQILWSTSQWNHSVVAPSPVCMPDGKVFMTAGYGAGSMMLQLTESKGAFTVEPLYEYAPKEGLACEQQTPIFWNDHLFGIVPKDGGANRNQLICVSPNDTRNVVWTSGKETRFGLGPYFIADNKMFILSDDGTLTIARPSTEKYIQLEQVKVIDEGHDAWAPFALADGYLLLRDAETMICISLNVNG